A stretch of DNA from Streptomyces rubradiris:
AGAGCCGGCTCGGCACGCCGTACCTGTGGGGCGGCAACGGCACCCCCGAGCAGGGCGGGCGCTTCGACTGCTCGGGCCTGACCAAGGCCGCGTACGAGAAGGTGGGGATCACCCTGCCGCGCGTGGCCAACGATCAGTACAACGCCGGGCCGCATCCCTCGCGGGACGAGCTGCTCCCCGGCGACCTGGTCTTCTTCTCCGACGACCTCACCGACTCGCGGGCCATCCGGCACGTGGGGATCTACGTCGGCGGCGGGTACATGATCGACGCCCCGCGCACCGGCGCCGTGATCCGCTTCGACCCGATCGACACCCCCGACTACTTCGGCGCGACACGGGTGACGGAGGAGGGCGCGCAGGCACTTCCCACGGCCGTGTGAACGATGCGTGAAGCTGCCCCCTGAGCTGCGCTGACGAGTCTCTCTTCGATAACGTCTGCGTGATCATTCAGTGGAGAGTGGAACGTATTCATGGTGCCCGTGCGTTCCTGTTGACGTAGCCCGGCGGACGTCAGTGCGGCAGTGCAGCGGAAGCGGATCTACGAACCACGGGGGGCTGGAGCGACGCACACCCGGTGCGTCCGGACGAACGACGAAGGGGCCGCAGCACCATGGCTGTACTCGCCGAATCCGGATCGAACCCCGACGTCGACCTGCTGTACGACATCAACGGCCTGGCCAAGGCCGCGCCGCACTGGTTCGACCGGGTCATGGAGTTCGTCGGCGAGTACGGGCTGCTGCTCGCCATGGTGCTGCTGGTCCTGTGGTGCTGGTGGGGCGTGCGGCGCCGGGGCGGCGAGGAGGCGGCGCCGTCGGTGGCCGCGCTGGTGTGGGCGCCGCTCGCGGCGGGCCTCGCGGTCCTCGTGAACGTCCCGATACGGGGCTTCGTGGAGCGCCCCCGCCCGTTCCGGGACCATCAGGGCCTGGACGTCCTGGTCTCCGGCAAGGACGACTTCTCCTTCGTCAGCGATCACGCGACGCTCACGATGGCGCTCGGCGTGGGCCTCTTCGTCGCCAACCGCCGCTTCGGCCTGGTGGGCATCGGCCTGGCCCTGCTGGAGGGCTTCTGCCGGGTCTACATGGGCGTGCACTACCCGACGGACGTCGTGGGCGGTTTCGCGCTCGGTACGGCCGTCGTACTGCTGCTGTCCCCGCTCGCCACGGCGCTGCTCACCCCGCTGATGCGGGCGGTGGAGCGCTCGCCGCGGGTGGGCTGGCTCGTGCGGCGGCGGACGGCGCCGGACGTCCCGGTGCTGCCCGGTGCGCGCCGCTCGGCGGAGACCGGGGAGCGGGACCTGGCCGCGTAAGCGGGAAAGCGGGAACGCGGGAATGGGCCGGCTCCTCCTCGGCGGGGGGCCGGCCCGTGGCCGTTCCTGAACCCTTACGGGCTCCTACAGCCCCTGCGGGTGCGAGAAGAACCGCTTGGGGTCGTACTGCTTCTTCACCTTGTCCAGGCGCGCGGCCGCGTCCCCGTAGTACGCCTTCTTCCAGTTCTTCAGCGTGGGGTCGGTGTAGTTCTGGTAGGCCGCGCCGGAGGCGTACGGGGCCATCGCCTTGTGCGCCGACGCCAGCCAGGTCTGGGCCGTGGTGCCGGCGGCCCCCGCGCCCCAGGAGGCGATGTACTGGGCCAGCATGCGCGAGCGGCGGTGGACGAAGGCGGTCGCGGTCGGGGAGACCCGGTTGACCGCGCCGCCGAGCGCCGTGAAGGCGATGCTGCCGGCGCCGCCGCGCACCGCCGCGATCTGCTTGAGCGCGGTCTGGATGCCGGCCGCGGACAGCGAGCGGTCGAAGAAGTCGGAGCGGGCCGCGTACGTCTCCCGGCCGAGCCGGCCCTGCGGGGAGCGGCCCGGGGTGGGGCCCGGCAGATGGCACTGGGCGTCGGTGGCGAAGGAGGAGCAGCCGGCGTAGATCTCCATGGCCTCCTCGTAGCCGCGGCGGCGCAGCGAGACCGAGCGGGCGCTGGCGCCGGCCAGGTGGGCCAGGCGGTCCACGGCGTTCTGTAGCTCGCGGTAGGTGCCGAGGGAGAAGCAGGAGACGGAGACGGTCGGGGTGCGGCCCGGTGAGCAGGCCAGGTGCAGGGAGGACCAGATCTCATCGGGCTGGGACGGGCCCCACTCCTGCCAGGCCTTCAGCACCTTGGCGGCCTTGGACCAGGGCCAGGTCAGATAGGCGGTGACGGCCTGCGGCGCGGGGTGGGTGCGGAAGTGCAGCTCGGTGACGACGCCGAAGTTGCCGTTGCCCGCGCCGCGCAGCGCCCAGAACAGGTCGGCGTGGTGGCCGGTGTCGGCGGTGAGCTGGGTGCCGTCGGCGGTGATCAGGGTGGCCTGGGTGAGGCTGTCGCAGGTCAGGCCGTAGGCGCGGGAGGCGACGCCGTGGCCGCCGCCGAGCACCAGGCCGGAGACGCCGACGCTGGGGCAGGAGCCGGCGGGTATGGTCACGCCCTTCGCGGCGAGCGCGCGGTAGACGTCGATCAGCTTGGCGCCGGCGCCGACGACGGCCTGGCCGCCG
This window harbors:
- a CDS encoding phosphatase PAP2 family protein, whose amino-acid sequence is MAVLAESGSNPDVDLLYDINGLAKAAPHWFDRVMEFVGEYGLLLAMVLLVLWCWWGVRRRGGEEAAPSVAALVWAPLAAGLAVLVNVPIRGFVERPRPFRDHQGLDVLVSGKDDFSFVSDHATLTMALGVGLFVANRRFGLVGIGLALLEGFCRVYMGVHYPTDVVGGFALGTAVVLLLSPLATALLTPLMRAVERSPRVGWLVRRRTAPDVPVLPGARRSAETGERDLAA
- a CDS encoding FAD-binding oxidoreductase, which gives rise to MERRTFISGGAAALATTALTACTAGGDSSAPRASLTGTTSLAALRTTGPARAAANWTALARDLDGTLVRPGDASWKTARQLYNTRFDGLKPAAVAYVAHAADIRTTLAYARAHGVKVAIRNGGHSYAGYSSGDQRLIVDVSRLNRIRVGGGQAVVGAGAKLIDVYRALAAKGVTIPAGSCPSVGVSGLVLGGGHGVASRAYGLTCDSLTQATLITADGTQLTADTGHHADLFWALRGAGNGNFGVVTELHFRTHPAPQAVTAYLTWPWSKAAKVLKAWQEWGPSQPDEIWSSLHLACSPGRTPTVSVSCFSLGTYRELQNAVDRLAHLAGASARSVSLRRRGYEEAMEIYAGCSSFATDAQCHLPGPTPGRSPQGRLGRETYAARSDFFDRSLSAAGIQTALKQIAAVRGGAGSIAFTALGGAVNRVSPTATAFVHRRSRMLAQYIASWGAGAAGTTAQTWLASAHKAMAPYASGAAYQNYTDPTLKNWKKAYYGDAAARLDKVKKQYDPKRFFSHPQGL